Genomic DNA from Desulfurellaceae bacterium:
GCGCTGGCCTTTGCCGCCATCATGCTGGCCGATTTTCGGGGCATGCAGGAACTCGGCCTGATGTCCAGCGTGGGCATTCTGCTGGCCCTGCTGGCCATGTTCAGCTTTCTCCCGGCTCTGATCGTGGTGGTCGAACGCGTCCGGCCCTGGCGCGTCCGGCCCGCCCGAGCCGGCTTCCTGAGCGCCGGCTTTGCCGCCCTGGGCAGGCTGATAGAGCGCCGGCGGCGGCCGGTGTTAGCGCTGGCCGGTCTGCTGACCTTGGCATCCCTGGTCGCCCTGCCGACCGTGCGGTTTGACTACGACCTGCTCAATCTGCAAGCCCACGGCACGCCATCGGTGGAGTGGGAGCGACGCATCATTGCCCACTCGGAACGCGCGTCCTGGAACGCCCTGGCCACAGCCACCAGCCCCCAGGCAGCCGTGCAGAAAGCCGCCGCCTTTGAAGCCCTGCCAGTTGTCGAAACGGTTGAGAGCGTGGCCTCGTTCATTCCCGCCGGACAGGACCAGCGGCTGCCCCTGGTCCGCGCCCTGCAACCTCTATTGGCCGACCTGCCGCCAACCCTGGCGGCTACCCAGCCGGTTGCGGTGCCGGCCCTGCGACGTTCCCTGGACCAGATTCGGTTCAAGGTCCGGGAAAGCAACGAAGACTGGGACCCTGAAAAAAGGCCCACCGAGAGTGAGCTGAGCACAGCCCGCGCCCGGCTGAAAACCATTGTCGGCCAGTTGCAAGACCTGCCCGAGGACGAGACCCGAGCCGCGCTCAGCCGGTTCCAGGCCGATCTGTTTCAGGATTTTGCCGATGTCTGGAGCCTGCTGCGCAACAATATCCAACCGGCGGGTCCGATTACCATGGCCGATATTCCGCCCCAGCTCAAAAAACGCTTTGTCAGCCGCACCGAAGACAAGTTCCTGCTCCAGATCTATCCCAAACACAATATCCGTGAGCAGCACGCGCTCGAAGCCTTTATCCGCCAGCTGCGCGAGCTTGACCCGGATGTCACCGGCTCGCCGGTCATCGGCTACGAGTCGATTCGGGCCATGCAGCAAGGCTATATCGAGGCCGCGATATACGCCCTGATCGCCATTGTGCTCGTCACCTTCGGCACCCTGCGGCGCGTCACCGATACCCTGCTGGCCCTCCTGCCGCTGGGACTCGGCATGATCTGGGCCGCCGGCCTGATGTGGCTGTGCAAGTTGCAGTTCAACGTGGCCAACCTGGTCGCCGCCCCGCTCATCATCGGCATCGGGATCGAAAACGGCATTCACCTCGTCCACCGTTTTCGAGAGGACGACCGGATGACACCGGCCAGCCTGGTCGCGGGCAGCACCGGCCAGGCCGTGGCCCTGTTTTCGCTGACCACCATGGTTGGCTTCGGCAGCCTGATGATCGCCAAATACTATGGCGTTTTCAGCATGGGCTTGCTACTCTCGCTGGCGGTCGGCAGCGTCCTGGTCGCCTCTCTGGTTGTGCTGCCCATGCTGCTCTTCCGTCCGGCACACCAGACAGCGGTGGCGGGAGAAAGCTGTCGCGGCCGGGTCGAGGCCGAGGGGTGAAACCGAACGCCATGATGACTGGAACCGACTTTCTCAGCGTGCTGCGGGCCGAGGGCTTCGATTTTTTCACTGGCGTGCCCTGCTCGCTGGTCAAAAGCCTCATTGCCCGCCTGGAAGACGGGGGTGGGTATATTCCCGAAACCCGCGAAGACGCTGCGGTCGGCCTGGCGGCCGGGGCCTATATGGCCGGCAAACAGCCGGTCGTGATTATGCAGAATTCGGCCCTGGGGGTGTGCCTCAACGCCCTGGCCTCGCTGAGCCTGATCTACGATCTGCCGTGTCTGCTGCTCGTGACCTGGCGTGGCTATCAGGGCAAGGACGCGCCCGAACATCTCATCATGGGCGATATCTCCCCCCGTTTATTCGAAACCGTCGGCATTCCGCATCAGGTGTTGAACGCCGAGACCGCCACGCAGGTCGTGGGCTGGGCCGCCCAGACGCTGCGCCAGACCAAAAAACCGGTCGCCCTGCTCCTCCCTCCGGGGGTGCTGGCGTGAAACTGGCAGACGCCTTGGGGGTGGTGATTCCCCTGTTGCACGACGAACTGCTCGTGCACGCCAACGGCTTTATTTCGCGCGAGTCCTTCAACCTCGACGACCGACCGGGCAACTTCTACATGATCGGCTCAATGGGGCTGGCCTCGTCCATCGGGCTGGGCCTGGCCCTCAACCGCCCCGAGCGGCGGATTGTGGTCTTTGACGGCGACGGCAATGTGCTGATGAACATGGGCTCCCTGGCGCTCATTGGCGCCACCCAACCGTCCAACCTGGTCCATATCGTTTTCGACAACGAAGCCTACGGCTCAACCGGCAATCAACGCACTATCTCGGGCCAGGTCGCCCTGGACGACATCGCCCGCTCCAGCGGTTACCGCCACGTCGGCCGGGTTAAAACGCTGAGCGATCTCAAAGCCGCGGCAGGCGAAGTGCTTGGCCAGGCCGGTCCCGCGTTTCTGCTCATCAAGATCGAACCCGACTGGCAGGAACGCAAAATCGGCCGGATCGGCCACGAACCGCCACAGATTGCGCGGCGGTTTATGGAGGCGGTGCAAAAATGAAGAAAAGGCAAAGAGCAAATGGCAGACAAGCAAGAATACGGTTTTCAGTTTTGACTTTTGAGCTTTGAGCTTTGAGCTTTGACTTTTGCATTCCCCATGCAACCCATCCTTCTCAACCCCGGCCCGGTCAACGTCTCCCCGCGCGTCCAACAGGCGCTGCTTCGGGGCGACCTGTGCCACCGCGAAGCAGAATTCTCGGACCTGCTGGACGCTCTCCGCACCAAGCTCCTGAGCGCCTTTGCTCCCCAGGACTATACCTCGGTCGTCCTCGGCGGTTCGGGCACCTCGGCGGTCGAAGCGATGGTGTCCTCAGCCCTGCCCCAGGGAAAAAAACTCCTGGTCATCAACAACGGCGTCTACGGCGAGCGCATGCTGCGCATGGCCACCGCCCACAGGATACCGAGCGTGGAACTGCGCTCCGACTGGACCGAGCCGCCCGACATCGGCCAGATCGAAGCCCGGCTTGAGGCCGACCCGTCTATCGGCGGGGTAGCCCTGGTCCATCACGAGACCACCACCGGCCTGCTGAACCCCGTGTCCGCAATCGGAGCCCTGACCAGACGAATGGGCCGTGTCTTCCTGCTCGATGCGGTCAGCGCCCTGGCGGGCGAAGATCTTGACCTCGTTCGTGACCAGGTCGATATATGCGCCTGCACGGCCAACAAATGCGTGCAGGGCCTGCCCGGCGTGGCCTTTGTCCTGGTTCGGACGGCCCTCATGCGGGCGATGCAAGACCACCCGGCCAGCTCGCTGTCGCTGCACCTGCCCGTCCACTGGCAGGCCCAGGAACGCCACAGCGTCGCCTTTACCCCGCCGGTCCAAGCCTGCTACGCCCTCGACGCCGCCCTCGATGAGCTACTGGAGGAAAGCGTAGCGGCGCGGGTCGAGCGCTACCG
This window encodes:
- a CDS encoding MMPL family transporter, with product MPVSVPPSPSPPSHLSREQRALYALARLTTTYPVTLLVACLVLVGVALSYTAAHLEFVTGRNDLIDSDKPYIKLEEQYTQEFGSVDQFFVVVEPQDIAQGKAFVARLGELLVRETAYIEEVFYQIDTTSLDGKKLLYLPSQDLHSLFDDLSGSRELVHEITTTPGLNTLFEAINHQIAEATVSHLVGGLFDFAPSEEEPLGDDPGRASAPQPGLFDSDLQDPPSSEEAQDAADEAPAPQIGFLNSLLHEMDQALSNPAHRYRSPWEEFFGDTQELSDEGFLVSGNRRFLFMLVQPAEPEEAGLTELQDAIVTIRQIIHELRPEFPGLDAGLTGIEVLDTDEMTSAQSDAPAATLATTLGIGLLYLGFFQRIRHPVLILSSLLVGLCWTMGFVTLAVGHLTIISVFVAPLLLGLADDFGVHFMTRYEEERGAGRDPVAALHQVYIHTGPSIIAGACTTALAFAAIMLADFRGMQELGLMSSVGILLALLAMFSFLPALIVVVERVRPWRVRPARAGFLSAGFAALGRLIERRRRPVLALAGLLTLASLVALPTVRFDYDLLNLQAHGTPSVEWERRIIAHSERASWNALATATSPQAAVQKAAAFEALPVVETVESVASFIPAGQDQRLPLVRALQPLLADLPPTLAATQPVAVPALRRSLDQIRFKVRESNEDWDPEKRPTESELSTARARLKTIVGQLQDLPEDETRAALSRFQADLFQDFADVWSLLRNNIQPAGPITMADIPPQLKKRFVSRTEDKFLLQIYPKHNIREQHALEAFIRQLRELDPDVTGSPVIGYESIRAMQQGYIEAAIYALIAIVLVTFGTLRRVTDTLLALLPLGLGMIWAAGLMWLCKLQFNVANLVAAPLIIGIGIENGIHLVHRFREDDRMTPASLVAGSTGQAVALFSLTTMVGFGSLMIAKYYGVFSMGLLLSLAVGSVLVASLVVLPMLLFRPAHQTAVAGESCRGRVEAEG
- a CDS encoding aminotransferase class V-fold PLP-dependent enzyme, with product MQPILLNPGPVNVSPRVQQALLRGDLCHREAEFSDLLDALRTKLLSAFAPQDYTSVVLGGSGTSAVEAMVSSALPQGKKLLVINNGVYGERMLRMATAHRIPSVELRSDWTEPPDIGQIEARLEADPSIGGVALVHHETTTGLLNPVSAIGALTRRMGRVFLLDAVSALAGEDLDLVRDQVDICACTANKCVQGLPGVAFVLVRTALMRAMQDHPASSLSLHLPVHWQAQERHSVAFTPPVQACYALDAALDELLEESVAARVERYRAAAQLLRTGFSRLGLRFVLPPALRVNSLTALFLPEGMDYHDLHDQLKQRGFVIYEGQGRLQTGIFRVANMGHLSLDDFRRFLDSLEEVLG